From the Maioricimonas rarisocia genome, one window contains:
- a CDS encoding DUF1501 domain-containing protein, translated as MNIRERLLQAQTRRHFLKDCQTGLGAIALATLMGKAAPAAPQAVQNPLSPRQPHFAPKAKNVIYLHMSGGPPQHDLFDWKPELVKHSGEPCPEEYTQGERFAFIKGTPKLLGTPHTFEQKGESGAWVSEVLPNIGELADDLCFVKSMYTDQFNHAPAELLLFTGSPRQGRPSMGSWVTYGLGSENQDLPGFVVLISGGTQPSGGKGLWTGGFLPSVFQGVQCRSKGDPVLYVSNPPGMDRDLRRMSLDTLRSLNELQMESFGNPETETRIAQYELAFRMQASVPEVMDIAREPKHVVEAYGASPGEASFANNCLLARRLVEQGVRFVQLFDWGWDFHGNSKANDIHVSLPGRCKPMDQAVGALIRDLKERGLLEETLVVWGGEFGRTPLNEERNGSKFLGRDHHPHCFTVFMAGGGIRPGMSYGATDELGYFVAENKVHVHDLQATLLHLLGFDHTQLTHRFEGRNYRLTDVHGEVVEALLA; from the coding sequence ATGAACATTCGCGAACGTCTGCTGCAGGCACAGACCCGCAGGCATTTTCTGAAGGACTGCCAGACCGGGCTGGGAGCCATCGCTCTGGCGACGCTGATGGGGAAGGCTGCGCCGGCCGCTCCGCAGGCGGTGCAGAATCCGCTCTCGCCCCGGCAGCCGCACTTCGCCCCCAAAGCGAAGAACGTCATCTACCTGCACATGTCCGGCGGCCCGCCGCAGCACGACCTGTTCGACTGGAAGCCGGAACTGGTCAAGCACTCCGGCGAGCCTTGTCCCGAAGAGTACACACAGGGAGAGAGGTTCGCGTTCATCAAGGGAACGCCCAAGCTGCTCGGCACGCCACACACGTTCGAGCAGAAGGGGGAATCGGGCGCGTGGGTCTCGGAGGTGCTGCCGAACATCGGCGAGCTGGCGGATGACCTCTGCTTCGTGAAGTCGATGTACACGGATCAGTTCAATCATGCCCCGGCCGAGCTGCTGCTGTTTACCGGTTCGCCCCGGCAGGGACGGCCTTCGATGGGCTCGTGGGTGACGTACGGGCTCGGCTCGGAGAACCAGGATCTGCCCGGCTTCGTCGTCCTCATCTCGGGGGGGACGCAGCCGTCGGGTGGCAAGGGACTCTGGACGGGCGGCTTTCTTCCGTCGGTCTTTCAGGGAGTGCAGTGCCGGTCGAAAGGTGACCCGGTGCTCTACGTGAGCAATCCGCCCGGCATGGACCGTGATCTGCGGCGGATGAGTCTGGATACGCTTCGGTCGCTCAACGAGCTGCAGATGGAGTCGTTCGGCAATCCGGAAACCGAGACCCGCATCGCCCAGTACGAGCTGGCTTTCCGCATGCAGGCATCGGTGCCGGAAGTGATGGACATCGCCCGCGAGCCGAAGCATGTCGTCGAGGCGTACGGAGCGAGCCCGGGGGAGGCGAGCTTTGCGAACAACTGTCTGCTGGCCCGACGGCTGGTCGAGCAGGGTGTGCGGTTCGTGCAGCTGTTCGACTGGGGCTGGGACTTCCACGGCAACAGCAAGGCGAACGACATCCATGTGTCACTGCCGGGCCGCTGCAAGCCGATGGATCAGGCGGTCGGAGCGTTGATTCGCGATCTGAAGGAGCGGGGCCTGCTGGAAGAAACGCTGGTCGTCTGGGGGGGCGAGTTCGGGAGGACGCCGCTGAATGAAGAGCGGAACGGCTCGAAGTTTCTCGGTCGGGACCATCACCCGCACTGCTTTACGGTCTTCATGGCGGGCGGCGGGATCAGGCCTGGCATGTCATACGGAGCGACGGATGAACTCGGCTACTTCGTGGCGGAGAACAAGGTCCACGTGCATGACCTGCAGGCGACGCTCCTGCATCTGCTCGGCTTCGACCACACGCAGCTGACGCACCGGTTCGAGGGCCGGAACTACCGCCTGACCGACGTGCATGGCGAGGTGGTGGAGGCTTTGCTGGCGTAG
- a CDS encoding glycoside hydrolase family protein, protein MFTEIDGSRKAIGDVDVVYHEGLYHLFHLVLPNHDFIAHAVSTNGINWRRVNNAVFIGDPGSWDDLMLWTMAVTPDPHEPGRWRMFYTGLSRRDKGRFQRIGLAVSDDLFHWRKAPVHWQDMRGPNDPELVKRARLLCEHHSASRHDAELDEASCFPLEPDGEFYESALDEGRHWVSFRDPYYYRENGEGWLIASGRVNEGPIVRRGCVSVMKETAPNQFEAMPPLHHPGLYDDIEVPNLIRLDGEYYLIGSIREDAKIRYWHTDRIGNPWRSYHDNVLMARGNYAGRVCRDEKGWLFWCFYSMDLNDRTAHNLMPPPKRLTRTRDGMLRVTTFEGFDDWVMREVDTRCVHTLKEGLGQQLCSIDGDRLELQSEAGFQAFVFDEELNCFRFRTTLRLWGKGKCGLVFRVDPSTHDGYYLSLDLLKGVAQLRAWQTGPDGSGEDMMQFRGLQNGYWYTETPGQARVQLLAFGSYLELSIDGRVVLSLADQTFDRGLLGVYLETAHLEVGDLRLNHMRTPHQSDDHLVTG, encoded by the coding sequence ATGTTTACCGAAATTGACGGCAGCCGTAAGGCGATCGGCGATGTCGATGTCGTCTACCACGAGGGGCTGTATCACCTGTTTCACCTGGTGCTGCCCAATCACGATTTCATTGCGCATGCGGTGAGCACGAACGGCATCAACTGGCGGCGGGTCAACAATGCCGTGTTCATCGGCGATCCCGGGAGCTGGGACGATCTGATGCTGTGGACGATGGCGGTCACGCCGGATCCGCACGAGCCGGGGCGGTGGCGGATGTTCTACACCGGACTGTCCCGCCGCGACAAAGGTCGTTTTCAGCGCATTGGACTCGCCGTCAGCGACGATCTGTTCCACTGGCGCAAGGCCCCGGTGCACTGGCAGGACATGCGGGGACCGAACGATCCCGAACTGGTCAAGCGGGCCCGGCTGCTGTGCGAGCATCATTCGGCCTCCCGGCACGACGCCGAGCTGGACGAGGCGAGCTGCTTTCCGCTGGAGCCGGATGGCGAGTTTTACGAGTCAGCACTCGACGAAGGCCGGCACTGGGTCAGCTTTCGCGACCCCTACTATTACCGCGAGAACGGCGAGGGTTGGCTGATTGCCTCCGGCCGCGTCAACGAAGGTCCGATCGTCCGCCGCGGCTGCGTGAGCGTGATGAAGGAGACCGCCCCCAACCAGTTCGAGGCGATGCCGCCGCTGCATCACCCGGGACTGTATGACGATATCGAGGTGCCGAACCTGATCCGCCTGGATGGCGAGTACTACCTGATCGGCAGCATCCGGGAAGATGCGAAGATCCGCTACTGGCATACGGACCGGATCGGGAACCCCTGGCGAAGCTATCACGACAACGTGCTGATGGCCCGGGGGAACTACGCCGGTCGCGTCTGCCGGGACGAGAAGGGCTGGCTGTTCTGGTGCTTCTACTCGATGGATCTGAACGACCGGACGGCCCACAATCTGATGCCCCCGCCCAAACGTCTGACGCGCACGCGCGATGGGATGTTGCGGGTGACGACGTTCGAGGGCTTCGACGACTGGGTGATGCGCGAAGTCGATACGCGGTGCGTGCACACCCTCAAGGAAGGGCTGGGACAACAGCTTTGCAGCATCGACGGCGACCGGCTCGAACTGCAGAGCGAGGCCGGTTTTCAGGCGTTTGTCTTCGACGAGGAACTCAACTGCTTCCGGTTCCGGACGACGCTGCGGCTTTGGGGGAAGGGAAAGTGTGGACTGGTCTTCCGCGTCGACCCGTCCACGCACGACGGATACTACCTGTCGCTCGATCTGCTCAAAGGCGTCGCGCAGCTCCGGGCGTGGCAGACCGGCCCCGACGGGAGCGGCGAGGACATGATGCAGTTTCGCGGTCTGCAGAACGGCTACTGGTACACCGAAACGCCGGGGCAGGCCCGCGTGCAGCTGCTGGCGTTCGGTAGTTACCTCGAACTGTCGATCGACGGTCGGGTCGTGCTGTCACTGGCCGACCAGACGTTCGACCGGGGGCTGCTGGGCGTCTACCTGGAGACGGCCCACCTGGAGGTGGGTGATCTGCGGCTCAATCATATGCGCACGCCACACCAGTCGGACGATCACCTGGTGACGGGGTGA
- a CDS encoding DUF1559 family PulG-like putative transporter yields the protein MTRIRSRVPKRSRGGFTLIELLVVIAIIAILIALLLPAVQQARAAARRTQCRNHLRQIGTAMHNHVSTFDGKLPRAGIQKGHLAELRGWTVTLLPFIEQRNVKDAIDLDPTYPLDEVIIPTYGCPDDESAYGLPGQLTYVVNLGYIGRSFIGASPGPRGFFEKSSSPPWPGIPMSLFYSNDHTSENADGGYESGVFWPDRDLGVADISNADGSSNTIMASENIYAGRWWVEVMYDDNLLRCSPGIAEMGFGIGDDGIQLEGESSAGNDTAVPTSLKILFTNFEHYGINVAVSSEAGGSEQFISAPNSYHTGGVHMLWCDGHVSFMSENVSSIVYAEALTWAGHRAGEDGSGGQGGGNPTTGRNPR from the coding sequence ATGACCAGGATACGCAGCAGAGTACCGAAGCGAAGCCGCGGCGGATTCACCCTCATCGAACTTCTGGTCGTCATCGCGATCATCGCCATCCTGATCGCGCTGCTGCTGCCCGCCGTCCAGCAGGCCCGCGCCGCCGCCCGTCGCACACAGTGCCGCAATCATCTGCGGCAGATCGGCACGGCGATGCACAACCACGTTTCGACGTTCGACGGCAAGCTCCCCCGGGCCGGGATCCAGAAGGGACACCTCGCGGAGCTGCGGGGCTGGACCGTCACGCTGCTGCCGTTCATCGAGCAGCGGAACGTCAAGGACGCCATCGACCTCGATCCGACCTACCCGCTCGACGAAGTGATCATTCCGACTTACGGCTGCCCCGACGACGAGTCCGCTTACGGACTGCCCGGTCAGCTGACGTACGTCGTCAATCTCGGCTACATCGGACGCTCGTTTATCGGCGCCTCGCCGGGACCACGCGGCTTCTTCGAGAAGTCGAGTTCGCCCCCCTGGCCGGGAATTCCCATGTCGCTCTTCTACTCCAACGATCACACGTCGGAGAACGCGGACGGCGGATACGAGTCGGGCGTCTTCTGGCCAGACCGTGACCTGGGTGTGGCCGACATCAGCAACGCCGACGGTTCGAGCAACACCATCATGGCGTCCGAGAATATCTACGCCGGTCGCTGGTGGGTCGAAGTCATGTATGACGACAACCTGCTGCGGTGCTCGCCCGGCATCGCGGAGATGGGGTTCGGCATTGGTGACGACGGGATCCAGCTCGAAGGGGAATCCTCAGCCGGCAACGACACCGCCGTCCCCACGTCGCTGAAAATCCTGTTCACCAACTTCGAACACTACGGCATCAACGTGGCGGTCAGCAGCGAAGCCGGCGGTTCCGAGCAATTCATCTCGGCCCCGAACTCGTATCACACCGGCGGCGTCCACATGCTGTGGTGTGATGGCCACGTCTCATTCATGTCCGAGAACGTCAGCAGCATCGTCTACGCCGAGGCACTGACATGGGCCGGCCATCGTGCCGGCGAAGACGGCAGCGGCGGTCAGGGCGGCGGCAACCCCACGACTGGCCGCAATCCGCGGTAA
- a CDS encoding DUF1559 domain-containing protein produces the protein MNRTTHQRCAPRGFTLIELLVVIAIIAILIALLLPAVQQAREAARRSACKNNLKQLVLALHNYESTYGLFPPGYLHKFDAATADANHMGFAWGSMVLPQLEQASLYNTFDFDRPGFDPVNLPPREQHLPVFLCPSDPYSDSQFVVRDDTSSPVERYAAGSYAANWGPSTATVNLDDTPLQSRGVFYRNSSTRFRDIIDGLSSTLALGERTNGPIPTSSPSPGGHSVFETAWCCAARDVDDPADDHGHMVLFETQFRPNQIDGDDKGLSAPHVGIGQFAICDGSVRAISENIDAAVYNALGTRAGGEVVGEF, from the coding sequence ATGAACCGTACGACACACCAACGTTGCGCGCCGCGCGGCTTTACACTCATCGAACTGCTCGTCGTCATCGCCATTATTGCCATTCTGATTGCCCTGCTGCTTCCCGCCGTCCAGCAGGCCCGTGAGGCGGCCCGGCGATCCGCCTGCAAAAACAACCTCAAGCAACTTGTGCTGGCCCTGCACAACTACGAATCCACCTACGGCCTGTTCCCTCCCGGATATCTGCACAAGTTCGATGCTGCGACCGCGGATGCCAACCATATGGGATTCGCCTGGGGCTCGATGGTGCTGCCCCAGCTCGAGCAAGCGTCGCTGTACAACACCTTCGATTTCGACCGTCCCGGCTTCGATCCGGTCAATCTCCCGCCACGCGAACAGCATCTGCCGGTCTTCCTGTGTCCTTCCGATCCGTACTCCGACAGCCAGTTCGTGGTGCGGGACGACACTTCGAGTCCGGTCGAACGTTACGCCGCCGGCAGCTATGCGGCGAACTGGGGACCGTCCACCGCCACCGTCAATCTGGATGACACACCGCTGCAGAGCCGGGGCGTCTTCTACCGCAACAGCAGCACGCGGTTTCGTGACATCATCGACGGTCTCTCGAGCACGCTGGCTCTGGGGGAGCGCACGAACGGGCCGATCCCCACCAGCAGTCCCTCGCCGGGTGGACATTCCGTCTTCGAAACCGCCTGGTGCTGCGCGGCCCGCGATGTCGACGATCCTGCCGACGACCATGGACATATGGTGCTGTTCGAGACGCAGTTCCGGCCCAACCAGATCGATGGCGACGACAAGGGACTTTCGGCCCCTCACGTCGGCATCGGCCAGTTCGCCATCTGCGACGGATCGGTCCGGGCAATCAGCGAGAACATCGACGCGGCCGTTTACAACGCGCTGGGGACGCGGGCCGGCGGCGAAGTCGTGGGCGAATTCTGA